From the genome of Fretibacterium sp. OH1220_COT-178, one region includes:
- the cas6 gene encoding CRISPR system precrRNA processing endoribonuclease RAMP protein Cas6 — MSGFNGAALSALTPESFWRTLHYSWGKGVLQLKKGEKLAFRVSFLEDALLDSFAQAVAGSSLTLGGAPIGVRHVSRPGENAMSRRVNEEELRESPPCNGADVVFLSPSGFKSGSVQNILPEPIFWFRSLAARWKAAYGESLIEDTLENTFVADYSLRSAAVLLKESLVFRGCVGRIRYVWKNERTAVRKALACLTAFAFFCGVGYKTTQGMGQVLVEF; from the coding sequence GTGTCCGGGTTCAACGGCGCGGCTTTGAGCGCGCTCACGCCGGAGTCCTTCTGGCGTACGCTGCATTACTCCTGGGGGAAAGGGGTCCTTCAACTTAAAAAGGGCGAAAAGCTGGCCTTTCGCGTTTCCTTCCTGGAGGATGCGCTTCTGGATTCCTTTGCGCAGGCTGTGGCGGGCTCTTCGCTCACCCTCGGCGGGGCGCCCATCGGGGTCCGACACGTCTCGCGCCCCGGAGAGAATGCGATGAGCCGACGGGTGAACGAAGAAGAGCTTCGGGAGAGTCCCCCCTGTAATGGGGCTGACGTCGTGTTTCTCTCTCCTTCCGGTTTCAAGAGCGGTTCGGTTCAGAACATCCTTCCCGAGCCGATTTTTTGGTTCAGGAGCCTGGCGGCCCGGTGGAAAGCGGCCTATGGGGAGAGCCTGATTGAAGACACGTTGGAAAACACGTTTGTCGCGGATTACTCCCTGCGAAGTGCGGCGGTCCTGCTGAAGGAGAGCCTCGTCTTTCGGGGCTGTGTGGGACGGATCCGTTATGTCTGGAAAAACGAAAGAACGGCGGTCAGAAAGGCGCTTGCCTGCCTGACCGCTTTCGCTTTTTTCTGCGGCGTCGGTTACAAGACGACCCAGGGAATGGGGCAGGTGTTGGTGGAGTTTTGA